In Chryseobacterium camelliae, one DNA window encodes the following:
- a CDS encoding M1 family metallopeptidase, with the protein MKKLTFTLVLISGLAFGQLFEKNKAFTKQDTLKGSNTKFRDFWDVKKYDLSVEPDFDSKSIKGNNTISLQIIKDITNPVFQIDLQQPMKADKVQASFPMEYQQDGDFIFITAKKGFKKGEQYTIDVQYSGNPRIAKTPPWDGGWIFTHDEKGNPWMSVADEGIGASVWLPTKDIWSDEPDQGIIMKIIAPKGLTGVGNGRLTNTRTEGDKTIYTWEVKNPINAYSIIPSIGKYANFKDTFKGEKGKLDLDYWVLGYNTDKAKKQFQQVKPMLSAFEYWFGPYPFYEDSYKLVETPYLGMEHQSNVGYGNGYQNGYLGRDLSGTGVGLNWDFIIIHESGHEWFANNITAKDQADMWIHESFTNYSEVLFTERYMDKKSAETYAQGIRKLIQNDSPIIGKYGVRNEGSGDMYPKGASMIHTIRQVINDDEKFRQILRGLNKDFYHQTVSTQQIEQYISKKSGIDFSSVFNQYLRTTKVPVLEYAQKGEELKFRYTNTIKNFRLPIRTDSGQTINPTEDWQTVKLNSGTPVSFDKNYYIDYKKVQ; encoded by the coding sequence ATGAAAAAGCTGACGTTTACCCTTGTTTTAATTTCCGGGCTGGCCTTTGGGCAGTTGTTCGAGAAAAACAAGGCTTTTACCAAACAGGATACCCTGAAAGGATCGAATACGAAATTCCGTGATTTCTGGGATGTAAAAAAGTATGACCTGTCTGTTGAGCCTGATTTTGATTCCAAGAGTATCAAAGGCAATAATACCATCAGCTTGCAGATCATCAAAGATATTACCAACCCTGTATTTCAGATCGACCTGCAGCAGCCTATGAAGGCTGACAAAGTTCAGGCGTCCTTCCCGATGGAGTATCAACAGGATGGGGATTTTATCTTTATTACGGCTAAAAAAGGCTTTAAGAAAGGAGAACAATATACCATTGATGTCCAATATTCGGGAAATCCCAGGATTGCTAAAACACCGCCATGGGACGGCGGCTGGATTTTTACACATGATGAAAAGGGAAATCCGTGGATGAGTGTTGCCGACGAAGGCATCGGGGCATCCGTCTGGCTTCCTACCAAAGATATCTGGAGCGATGAACCGGACCAGGGCATCATTATGAAAATCATTGCTCCGAAGGGTCTTACAGGCGTAGGAAACGGAAGGCTGACCAATACCAGGACGGAAGGAGATAAAACCATATACACCTGGGAAGTGAAAAATCCGATCAATGCGTATTCCATCATTCCGAGCATAGGTAAATATGCCAATTTCAAGGATACTTTCAAAGGTGAAAAAGGCAAGCTGGACCTCGATTACTGGGTACTGGGCTACAATACCGACAAGGCTAAAAAACAGTTTCAACAGGTGAAGCCGATGCTTTCTGCTTTTGAATACTGGTTCGGGCCATATCCTTTTTATGAGGATTCCTACAAACTGGTGGAAACGCCTTACCTCGGTATGGAGCATCAAAGCAATGTAGGTTATGGAAATGGATACCAAAACGGCTATCTGGGAAGGGATCTTTCCGGAACGGGAGTAGGGCTTAACTGGGATTTTATCATCATCCATGAAAGCGGGCATGAATGGTTTGCCAACAATATCACGGCAAAAGACCAGGCAGACATGTGGATCCATGAAAGCTTTACCAATTATTCGGAAGTCCTGTTTACCGAACGGTATATGGATAAAAAATCAGCAGAAACCTATGCCCAGGGAATCAGGAAACTTATTCAGAACGACAGCCCGATTATCGGCAAATACGGGGTACGTAACGAAGGCAGCGGAGACATGTATCCTAAAGGAGCAAGTATGATCCATACCATCCGCCAGGTGATTAATGATGATGAAAAATTCAGGCAGATTTTAAGAGGACTGAACAAAGATTTCTATCATCAGACCGTTAGTACACAGCAGATAGAACAGTACATCTCCAAAAAGTCGGGAATCGATTTTTCTTCCGTCTTTAACCAATACCTCAGAACGACAAAAGTTCCTGTCCTGGAATATGCCCAGAAGGGAGAAGAACTGAAATTCCGCTATACGAATACCATTAAAAATTTCAGGCTTCCGATAAGAACAGACTCCGGACAAACCATCAATCCAACAGAAGACTGGCAGACGGTAAAGTTAAACAGCGGAACACCGGTGAGCTTTGATAAAAATTACTATATCGATTACAAAAAAGTACAGTAA
- a CDS encoding M61 family metallopeptidase, with translation MKKLALSAGILAAFWAHAQSVKTTIDLVNVKDDKVAVTMEFPAMKSGDVKFHFPKTVPGTYSEDDYGRFIEGIKFYDRKGKELAYTKVNDNTYALKNAQGLSKVTYLVNDSFDDEMDTSKHKAVFSPSGTDIEEGKVYLINTHGFIGYIDNMQDVPYQLVIQKPSDFYGTTALVDQDQSDATDTYTLANYAKVTDSPLMYTKPDYITFNAGGMDLVLGVYSPSGTYKAADFKDNLEKMVVAQKKFLGDMNTNKKYAIMLYLAGPQGPQIKGFGALEHHESTSVVLPEMMPKDMIDKTLTDVVSHEFFHTVNPLKTHSEEIHYFDYANPKMSQHLWMYEGGTEYFANLFQIQEGLIDKNEFLKRMNEKITNSKNYDDTMPFTVMSKNVLKEPYKDQYRNVYEKGTLLAMCMDIELRKLSNGEMGYRDMIRKLSQRFGENKPFKDDKLIDELVTITGYPQIKDFYNKYIAGSQPTPYQQYLSMVGVEVKKQETPPVFWFIKDPNQTGYNEKNKTFIFDENSPLSPFSKSIGFRITDEVLALDGKTVNIQNVQDFINYSKTIKEGQPVTVTVLRKNGDKMDKIELKGKAILDKLTIETLEWKANPSPEEQKLRDQWLTGKK, from the coding sequence ATGAAAAAATTAGCACTGAGTGCAGGAATACTGGCCGCTTTCTGGGCCCATGCACAATCTGTAAAGACCACCATCGACCTGGTGAATGTAAAGGACGACAAAGTGGCTGTAACCATGGAGTTTCCTGCCATGAAATCCGGTGATGTAAAATTCCATTTTCCCAAAACGGTTCCGGGAACATATTCGGAAGATGATTACGGAAGATTTATAGAAGGGATTAAATTTTATGACCGTAAGGGAAAGGAGCTTGCCTATACCAAAGTCAACGATAATACCTATGCCCTGAAAAATGCCCAAGGCCTGAGCAAAGTTACCTACCTTGTGAATGACAGTTTTGATGATGAAATGGATACCTCCAAGCATAAAGCGGTTTTCTCACCTTCCGGAACAGACATTGAGGAAGGTAAAGTATATCTGATCAACACTCATGGGTTCATCGGATATATTGACAATATGCAGGATGTACCCTATCAGCTCGTGATTCAGAAGCCTTCAGATTTTTACGGAACCACGGCATTGGTTGATCAGGATCAGTCTGATGCTACCGATACCTACACACTGGCCAACTACGCGAAAGTAACAGATTCTCCGCTTATGTACACCAAGCCTGATTATATCACTTTCAATGCAGGAGGAATGGATCTCGTTCTGGGGGTTTATTCACCTTCAGGAACATATAAAGCGGCAGATTTCAAAGACAACCTGGAAAAAATGGTGGTAGCACAGAAAAAATTCCTGGGCGATATGAATACCAATAAAAAGTATGCGATCATGTTGTATCTGGCAGGCCCGCAAGGTCCGCAGATCAAAGGCTTCGGAGCCTTGGAACATCATGAATCCACCAGCGTCGTATTGCCGGAAATGATGCCGAAAGATATGATTGACAAAACGCTTACCGATGTTGTTTCCCACGAGTTTTTCCATACAGTGAATCCGCTGAAGACCCATTCTGAGGAAATCCATTATTTTGATTATGCCAATCCTAAGATGTCCCAGCACCTCTGGATGTATGAAGGGGGAACGGAATATTTTGCCAACCTGTTCCAGATCCAGGAGGGGCTGATCGATAAAAATGAGTTTTTGAAAAGGATGAATGAGAAGATCACAAACTCTAAAAATTATGATGATACGATGCCGTTTACGGTCATGAGTAAAAATGTCCTTAAAGAGCCTTATAAAGACCAGTACAGGAATGTATATGAGAAAGGGACGCTCCTGGCCATGTGCATGGATATTGAGCTCAGGAAACTTTCCAACGGCGAAATGGGCTACCGCGACATGATCCGTAAATTATCCCAACGGTTCGGGGAAAACAAACCTTTCAAAGATGACAAGCTGATCGATGAGCTGGTAACCATTACCGGTTATCCCCAGATAAAGGATTTTTATAACAAATATATTGCAGGCAGCCAGCCAACGCCTTACCAGCAATACCTCAGCATGGTAGGTGTGGAAGTGAAAAAGCAGGAGACGCCGCCGGTATTCTGGTTCATCAAAGATCCTAATCAGACCGGTTACAATGAAAAGAACAAGACCTTTATATTCGATGAGAATTCACCGCTTTCTCCTTTTTCAAAGAGTATAGGGTTCAGGATTACGGATGAGGTCCTTGCCCTGGACGGTAAAACCGTGAATATCCAGAACGTGCAGGATTTCATCAATTATTCCAAGACCATCAAAGAAGGCCAGCCTGTGACGGTAACCGTTTTGAGAAAGAACGGGGATAAAATGGATAAGATCGAGCTGAAAGGAAAAGCAATACTGGATAAACTGACTATAGAAACCCTTGAGTGGAAGGCTAATCCTAGTCCGGAAGAACAAAAGCTGCGCGATCAGTGGCTTACCGGTAAGAAATAA